The following DNA comes from Tunturibacter psychrotolerans.
CATCGATGCCCATCGGTTGAGGCAGATCAGTGTGGGAACGTTCGGTTACTCCGCGCTGGCTCTGACCGAGGGTATTGGGCTGCTTCTCGAAAAGGTCTGGGCTGAGTATTTGACGCTGATTTTGACGGTATCTTTTTTGCCGTGGGAGCTGTATGAGCTGGTTCGAAGGCCCGACTGGTTCCGTCTGAGCCTGCTGATCATCAATCTCGCAGTGTTGGCGTATCTGGTGTGGCTGTTGCGCCGGAAGAACTTATTGGGGAAGCGTTAGTACCCCCACCCCCCCCCTATACGCCGCGTCCAAGTTATTTATTTTCAGTAACTTATCGGCCGGATGTACCTCCAAATTCGTCATTCTAAAGACCTTATCTCCAAATTCGTCCAAACAAAAGGGTTAGCTCGGGAATTTGCCTCCACTTGTCAGCAGCGCAAGATCTTTTCTCTGTACTTATAAGTATAGAAGCTGGAGCATAACTAATACGCCACGCGTATCTCTTTGTTGATAAATGAGATAATCAGTTTTGGGGCTTGACAGATTTTAGAAGAGCGATGGATCCCGATGTCCTGGTTTCTGTCTGGACGAGTGTTTTCTTGTTCTCTTATTGAGATTTGGAGCGCTGCTGAGTGATTATCCCTTAGACACATGTTGTTGATATTCCTACAGATAATCATCTGCAATTTCAGGATTCCGAACGCATACCCTATCTCAGAGCACACTGAGAAATCGAGATAAGTTTTGTAGTTTGTGGTCGTTAGGCTGAGAGTCACCTAGCCAACAGGCGTACGGCTTTGCTACTGCTGTAGCTCTGAGAGACGCGATTTTCCCTACCCATAAACGGCCACTTGCGCCTAAACGCTTCCGTGGTTTTGCAACTGGGTAGGCGCGGGGTCTGTGCCGTACGCCGAAACAAATTGTAATCTGTCCATTTTCTGGACAGAAGCACTGCTTTTTTTAGGACGCCGTGGCTTATCTCGCTAAATTCGCGGTTTCTATTCTTGCCGCAGCAGGGCTAGCCCTGCTCCTCTTCAACCTGACCAAACTTGAAGGCGGAATCGCTCCACTCGGGAAAGGTTCCCAAGACCTTTGTAGGCTTTCCATACAGTTTATCAAAGAGAGTCTGGGGCTGGTCTTGCAATTTGACCCCATATATTTTGCTGATTTGAAGTTCGTGGGTTCTGACGTCGTCAAATATATCTCGGTAAAGAACTCGCACCCGGAAATGAAGATACGATTCCCCGCTAGAAATTTTGTTTTCTATGTCGCCCCAATCGATGCGGGCGAAAGAACCGGGTTTTCTGTTAGTACTCATAATGAAGTTGTACCCCTCGAATACCCCAACAGGAATTACAGATGGGAGATCATTAAGCTCAAATCCAAAAGCCTCTTTTGGCCATCCGAAATCAGGAATTGGGTAGAGACCCGTCAGTTGCCAACTGGAAACCATGTAGGCGGGCGTGGTCCCGTGACAAGTAATCCTGTAATAGACGGATGGGTTTGGTCCGAAGTTGAGTTTCCCAATTTCAATCGAAAGGCGCGCCCTTTCTTTGTCAATCATGGCATTGAGGCTGTCGGCGGTTGTTTGAGCACTTTGCTTCGCAACGGCGACAGATTCGCTAAGGATGGTGGTCTGGGCGTTCATGGTATTCGCCTGGACTCGGATCGCCTTCAGAGTCTTACGCATTATTTTGGACTGCGTCTTATAAACGCGCCATTGCGCGACAGCGGCTATAGCCTGAACGCCTGCCGCAAATGCAATAAACAAGGTAAGGCGAAGCTCGCGAGTCTTGATCGCTTCATCGTATGCAGTTTTCTCGCTGTTTTCGGCGGCCTCTTGATCGCTTGGCTCGGAACCTTTTATGTGGACGACAAGAGGGTTATCCTGCGTGCCTTTACGGTCTGTGTCGGCTTGTTTAACATTATCGGAGGGCTTGGGTGGCTTTGCTTTGGTATGCGGTGATTGCATCAATAGCGTGGCGAGCAGAGTAAGAGCGAAGCGCATAGGCTTTAAAAAGAGACTTTCTTGGAAGTGCAAGATGAAACACGAATACCAGATGGTATCGTGACGCCTAGAATAATCGAATGAAAGACATAACCGTAGACAAAGACAAGTTCGACGCGCTTCTAAAGCGCATGGTGAACATGAAGCCCACGCCACACAAACCAAAGAAGTCAGAGCCGAAGACTAAAACTGTTCTGAATACCACTCAGTCAGATCCTTCTTGAACGTATAGAACCCGTCATCTGTCAGAAGTTTGTATGGCAAAGGCTTGCGGTGGGTCAGATTTTGCAGGGCCATATCAAACAACCAAGGCTGCATCCGTCTTCGGTTATACCGCCAGCAAACTCACCCAAATATCTGTCCAGATGTTCAGCACTCAAACGGTGATAGTTGCCGACAATACCCCGTTTGAATAGAGAGAATGCACTCTCAACCGTGTACGTGGATGTAACGCGGCCTTTGTCTCGAATCTCTTCTTCGTGGTTGCCCTGCCGGTGTTTGGCGCGTGGAACCACTCCCTTATAAGTTTGATTGCCGTCTGTGACGACTTTAGGGGTTTCGGTATCCACATGGTCGTGATAAACACGGCGTAGATTCTGGAGAGTGTTGGCAGGTACTACACGCATGTGAAGACTGCCATGACGTTCGGCCATGCCAACAACTACCGTCTTATTGGGTTTGGATGGCACACCTTTTACACCTTGTAATCTTCGACGGCCACCAACATACATCTCGTCTATCTCGACAGTTGTATCAGGGCCGCCAACCGTAAAATCAGCCTCTTCTTGCATGGCTTGTCTAATGCGGTGGCATACATACCAAGCGGTTTTGTACGTCATCCCAATGTGTCTTTGAACCTGAGCTGCTGATATGCCTTTC
Coding sequences within:
- a CDS encoding DUF2127 domain-containing protein encodes the protein MLKVASRTSDGLMQAQEVGDHPAHAHDRGLMLIGLFKLAKAIFFFCIGAGAVHLLHKDVGDEVTRLALRLRFDPESRLVALLLHKADLIDAHRLRQISVGTFGYSALALTEGIGLLLEKVWAEYLTLILTVSFLPWELYELVRRPDWFRLSLLIINLAVLAYLVWLLRRKNLLGKR
- a CDS encoding IS1595 family transposase, with amino-acid sequence MNLFSLAKKFPTEEHALAYLMKARWPDGVRCMACDHPKCWLTESKGKTGKPRRLFQCAECGWQFSATTGTLFHDSHLPLQKWFAVIALMIEGKKGISAAQVQRHIGMTYKTAWYVCHRIRQAMQEEADFTVGGPDTTVEIDEMYVGGRRRLQGVKGVPSKPNKTVVVGMAERHGSLHMRVVPANTLQNLRRVYHDHVDTETPKVVTDGNQTYKGVVPRAKHRQGNHEEEIRDKGRVTSTYTVESAFSLFKRGIVGNYHRLSAEHLDRYLGEFAGGITEDGCSLGCLIWPCKI